One window of the Leptospira koniambonensis genome contains the following:
- a CDS encoding NAD(P)-binding protein → MKIAVIGSGIAGLSASWYLGKEHEVSLIEKHPLVGMDAHGTDLFSNGHSIRVDVPFRAFKRNYYPCLLDLYKEAGIEVRPVDYSFSLNYGDGTTYFGFSTLGIGGNFVPIPYWVCFSNKTSRRIFSDAIRFYEESERELQSLDGEQLTISQFLSRFGYSIEFEDLYLIPMFSTINTCTYESAKNYPAEVVVGYHSSGLKFLRFLTPEKGTRDVTEKLSKRTSSVRLSTDPKKIVLEKDKVKIIFNNGEELFDRVVVAAPANQAISILPDEYSKEKDLLSKLKYEASEVVVHSDEKFMPKQKRHWAPMCFSLSQDSSTATATILLNKVLPSMKGKAVFQTWNPLVEPNEKDFISRSKFERPVIDLASRKILEELKELQELPGKKVWLCGSYAKYGMPLLEAGVSTSLDVKRWVEGSLRS, encoded by the coding sequence ATGAAAATAGCGGTCATCGGCAGTGGAATCGCCGGCTTAAGTGCATCTTGGTATTTAGGCAAAGAACACGAAGTCTCTCTGATAGAAAAACATCCTTTGGTCGGTATGGATGCTCACGGCACCGATCTTTTTTCCAATGGACATTCTATCCGAGTGGATGTTCCTTTTAGAGCATTCAAACGTAATTATTATCCCTGCCTTTTGGATCTTTATAAAGAAGCAGGGATCGAAGTAAGACCTGTGGATTATTCGTTTTCCTTAAACTACGGAGACGGCACCACTTATTTCGGTTTTTCTACTTTGGGAATCGGAGGCAATTTTGTTCCGATCCCTTATTGGGTTTGTTTCTCCAATAAAACTTCTAGACGTATTTTTTCGGATGCGATCCGTTTTTACGAAGAATCAGAAAGAGAACTCCAATCATTAGATGGAGAACAACTTACTATCTCCCAATTTTTAAGCAGATTCGGTTATTCTATAGAATTCGAGGATCTTTATCTGATCCCAATGTTTTCCACAATCAATACCTGCACTTATGAAAGTGCTAAAAATTATCCTGCAGAAGTAGTGGTAGGTTATCATTCTAGTGGCTTAAAGTTCTTAAGATTTTTAACTCCTGAAAAAGGAACCAGAGATGTTACTGAAAAACTTTCTAAAAGGACTTCTTCCGTTCGTTTAAGCACTGATCCTAAAAAGATCGTTTTAGAAAAAGATAAAGTAAAAATTATTTTTAATAATGGAGAAGAGCTATTTGATAGAGTTGTTGTCGCCGCTCCTGCGAATCAGGCTATCTCTATTCTTCCCGACGAATATTCTAAAGAAAAAGATCTACTATCTAAACTCAAGTATGAGGCTTCCGAAGTAGTAGTTCATTCTGACGAAAAGTTTATGCCCAAACAGAAAAGACATTGGGCTCCTATGTGTTTTTCTCTTTCACAAGATAGTTCTACTGCGACTGCTACTATTCTTCTGAACAAGGTTCTTCCCTCCATGAAAGGTAAGGCAGTATTCCAAACCTGGAATCCGCTTGTGGAACCTAACGAAAAAGATTTTATTAGTAGATCAAAATTCGAAAGACCTGTGATAGACCTTGCCTCCAGAAAGATCTTAGAAGAGCTGAAAGAACTACAGGAACTTCCAGGTAAAAAAGTATGGCTTTGTGGTTCATATGCTAAATATGGAATGCCACTTTTAGAAGCAGGGGTCTCCACTTCCTTAGATGTTAAACGATGGGTAGAAGGTTCACTCAGATCTTAA
- a CDS encoding DoxX family protein, whose amino-acid sequence MENLDAKSISLWIMGTIYTIAGILHFVIPKFYMRIMPPWIPYHKLMVQLSGIAEIALGLGLFFPQTKVLAAWGVVLLLIAVFPANVYHFQSRTRKDPPTWALILRLPLQLLLIYWAYTFTY is encoded by the coding sequence ATGGAAAACCTAGACGCTAAATCTATCAGTCTCTGGATCATGGGGACGATCTATACGATTGCCGGCATTCTTCATTTTGTGATCCCTAAATTTTATATGAGGATCATGCCGCCTTGGATCCCGTATCATAAACTTATGGTCCAACTCAGCGGTATCGCAGAGATCGCTTTAGGCCTTGGACTTTTCTTTCCTCAAACTAAAGTATTGGCGGCATGGGGCGTGGTCCTTCTTTTGATTGCTGTGTTTCCAGCTAACGTGTATCACTTTCAGTCAAGAACCAGAAAAGATCCCCCTACCTGGGCTTTAATTTTAAGACTTCCTTTGCAGTTGCTTTTGATTTACTGGGCTTATACTTTTACGTATTAA
- a CDS encoding TIGR04452 family lipoprotein — protein MRNLLSYFLSVSFLLSIVINCNYSGGPVTISGGDAQKKIKEALQNLSFSINIPNESVDCSSYGYPDRTSGGTFGNISGVDITVMSILFINPYLKSSISQGKYYTENSINQCVEFVYGAYAASLIPYSKEWSVYAQCQVPTAPVFLGLPLFFTECKPEEAKFAETITEKL, from the coding sequence ATGCGGAATTTATTAAGTTATTTTTTATCTGTTTCATTTCTTCTTTCTATAGTAATTAACTGTAATTATTCAGGAGGGCCGGTCACAATTTCCGGTGGAGACGCTCAAAAAAAGATCAAAGAGGCATTACAGAATCTCTCATTTTCAATTAATATCCCGAACGAGTCTGTAGACTGCTCTTCTTACGGTTACCCAGATCGTACGAGCGGGGGAACCTTTGGAAATATTTCTGGAGTCGATATCACCGTGATGAGCATCTTATTCATCAATCCATATTTGAAATCCTCAATTAGCCAAGGGAAATATTACACTGAAAATTCTATCAATCAATGTGTTGAATTTGTATACGGAGCCTACGCTGCTTCTCTTATTCCTTATTCAAAAGAATGGAGCGTGTATGCTCAATGCCAAGTTCCGACGGCCCCTGTTTTTTTAGGTCTTCCTTTATTCTTTACCGAATGCAAACCGGAAGAAGCTAAATTTGCAGAAACGATAACCGAAAAACTATAA
- a CDS encoding OmpA family protein, which produces MNRLLPILLSSIFLFFSSDLLAEEKIIEGKLLQFGRMLGTGNEFIQVLSNDLSPELSRLHNQTIRVLCQMRGENCDPIRYETYPFSESKGLADWTLKRIPNYVNRGYFAFNPTVTPDGQSIFWTVYSSKGKSGTQRIWLAEKDDKGFWRDGKEMPAPLNNDLNSAVIAVLPSNNELFVFGSFGDDEAARKIQFEFQEKKEELRRNTRDEMEFRLREEQLAYEYLRKLNQVQNKTSVPLYKSYKEKGYWSYPKPINFPDFANLYLKNNTSVFGGSTLSSSGRILIYSVQQPDSQGKLDLYVSIQKEDGSFGIGKNLGEVVNTSSEETAPFLAGDDRTLYFCSDGHKGLSVYVTKRIGEGWDNWTKPVEVSANLKGVNFFSIPVNSDWAYVSKEGQLYMAYLPRDFRPNPVVVINGKVLDEDGNPLSAEIHYESLTRLEKRGSAKSDSKTGSFSLVLPYGEKYGFYAEKQGHLSVSRNIDLTESKQEDAKLDVEFRLPALAVGRQILLNNLFFETNKFEISKDSEPELDRLGIFLKSNPKLKISVEGHTDNVGKKERNLELSENRAKAVADYLISKHGIDSERVRTQGFGDSQPISSNDNASDRQRNRRVVLQIVD; this is translated from the coding sequence ATGAACCGTCTTCTTCCCATTTTACTTTCTTCTATATTTCTATTTTTCTCTTCCGATCTTCTCGCTGAGGAAAAGATTATCGAAGGTAAACTTCTTCAATTTGGTAGGATGTTAGGCACAGGTAACGAGTTCATCCAGGTGCTTTCCAACGATCTTAGTCCTGAACTTTCCAGACTTCATAATCAAACCATTCGTGTTCTCTGCCAAATGAGGGGAGAAAATTGCGACCCGATACGTTATGAGACCTATCCTTTTTCTGAATCTAAGGGTCTTGCTGATTGGACTTTGAAAAGAATTCCAAATTATGTGAACAGAGGTTACTTCGCTTTTAATCCAACAGTAACTCCTGATGGACAATCCATCTTCTGGACTGTATACTCTAGCAAGGGTAAATCAGGCACTCAAAGGATTTGGCTAGCAGAGAAAGATGATAAAGGTTTTTGGAGAGATGGTAAAGAGATGCCTGCTCCCTTAAATAATGATCTAAATTCAGCAGTGATCGCGGTTCTTCCAAGCAATAATGAATTATTCGTTTTTGGTTCTTTCGGAGATGATGAGGCTGCTCGCAAAATACAATTCGAGTTTCAAGAAAAGAAAGAAGAATTAAGAAGGAACACAAGAGACGAGATGGAATTCCGTTTAAGAGAAGAACAACTCGCTTATGAATATCTTCGCAAGCTAAATCAAGTCCAAAATAAAACATCCGTTCCATTATATAAAAGTTATAAAGAAAAAGGATATTGGTCTTATCCTAAGCCGATCAATTTTCCTGATTTTGCAAATTTATATTTAAAAAATAATACTTCTGTTTTCGGCGGATCCACTCTTTCTTCTTCGGGAAGAATATTGATCTATTCTGTCCAGCAACCTGATTCTCAAGGTAAGTTAGATCTTTATGTGAGTATCCAAAAAGAAGACGGATCATTTGGGATTGGCAAAAACTTAGGAGAGGTTGTCAATACTTCTTCCGAGGAAACAGCTCCATTTTTAGCAGGAGATGATAGGACTCTATATTTCTGCAGCGATGGACATAAGGGTCTTTCTGTATATGTGACCAAAAGAATTGGAGAAGGTTGGGACAATTGGACTAAACCTGTAGAAGTTTCCGCCAACTTAAAAGGTGTAAATTTCTTCTCTATTCCAGTAAATAGCGACTGGGCATATGTAAGCAAAGAAGGTCAACTCTATATGGCCTATCTTCCCCGCGATTTCAGACCAAATCCTGTTGTAGTTATCAATGGAAAAGTTTTGGACGAAGATGGAAATCCCTTAAGCGCAGAAATACATTATGAATCTCTAACACGTTTAGAAAAAAGAGGAAGTGCTAAAAGTGATTCTAAAACCGGTTCATTTAGTTTAGTTCTTCCTTATGGCGAAAAATACGGTTTTTATGCTGAGAAGCAAGGCCATCTTTCCGTTTCCAGAAATATAGATCTTACGGAATCTAAACAAGAAGATGCAAAGTTAGATGTTGAATTTCGTCTTCCTGCTCTGGCAGTGGGGCGCCAAATTCTTCTGAACAATTTATTTTTTGAGACAAACAAATTTGAGATCTCAAAAGATTCCGAACCTGAGTTAGATCGTTTAGGAATTTTTTTAAAATCGAATCCTAAACTCAAAATCTCTGTCGAAGGTCATACTGATAACGTAGGTAAAAAAGAGCGTAACCTAGAACTTTCTGAAAACAGAGCAAAAGCAGTGGCAGATTATTTGATCTCTAAGCATGGGATCGACAGTGAAAGAGTTAGAACCCAAGGTTTTGGAGATTCCCAACCAATTTCTTCCAATGATAACGCTTCGGACCGTCAAAGGAATAGAAGAGTTGTGTTACAAATTGTAGACTGA